The sequence GACCGCGTGCAGAGCCACATCCTCCACTTGGAACACGATCTGGTTCACGTGACCAGGAAGAACCATGCCAGGCAGGCGGGAGTTCGGGGTCTTGGACATCAAAGCTGAGTCACTGGACCTAGCTGTGCCCCCAACCTAGATTGGCAGCACCACCCCAGGGCAGAGGACTCTCTGGGCACCAGCTGTGCATGGAGCCAGAGTGTGGAGCCCCAGATCCTTTAGTAATGCTTCCCCTGGCCCTGCAACAGGCCTGGTCACCTCGGCTGGGCCGGGGGCTGAGTTCAGCCTCACTGCCTGCTTATTGCCTCTTTCTCAGAATCCTCTTTCCTCCCCATTTGGCCCTGGGCTCAGGGGACCAGGTGGGGCGGGTGGGGAGCTGTCCGGTGCTACCACACCGTGCCCTCAGTGGACTAACCACAGCAGCAGCCAGGGGTGGGCCCTGGAGGTTCCCGGCCGGAGAGTGCCTCTCCCCTCTGCCACCAGGTCTTTGGTGCGGGGGGGACCACAAAGCCATTCTGGGAagggctccagaggaaggtccaGCCTAGGCCCCCTGCAAGGCTGGCagcccctacccccacccccccGGGCCGCCTCGAGAAGCACAGTTTAACTCACCACGGGCTCCTGAGCCTGCTTCTGCCTGCTTTCCACCTCCCCAGTCCCTTTCTCTGGCCCTGTCCATGTGACTTTGGCCCTTGGTTTTCTCTCCAGATTGGAGGTTTCCAAGAGGTCCCCCACCATGGGAGTGACAATGGGCGCTTCCCTTTTGTGGGCAGCTGCAGGCCCCatgcctctcctccctctctggcAGGGTCCCATCCTGGGCAgaggggcctggggctgggcccaGAGTCCAGCCATCCAGCTGCTCCTTTCCCAGTTTGATTTCAATAAATCTGTCCACTCCCCTTTTGTGGGGGTGAACATTTTAACAGCCAAGGGTGCATCCTTCATGGTCTGGGCTTGCGTCTGTCTTGGGGGACATATTTGTCCTGGCTTCCTTTGGTCCTTGCTTTGGTGGGACATGGAGGCAAGTGGAGAGGGTGGCCCTGACCCGAAGAGGGGCAGGAGGAGACCTCAAGCTTGGGATCActtggctggggcaggagggagggagccaTCAGTCTCTGGGGGCAAATCAATATGCACATGGGGACTAGGCCTACAGAGGCTGGTTTGAAGGCCTTTGCAGGAGTGAAGTCAGGACAGAAAGGAGTGTTGGGGCAGCTTCTGGGGTCCAGATTGGAGTTTGGAGGGGCATATAGGGCACCTTTAGTTTACCTTTGGTGCCTTAAGAGAGAGCCCTTTAGGCCTTTCAGTGATTGGCATCTCCAAGCCTGGTGGCCAcctctgggcacagtggcaggagGAAGGTGAAATTGCTAGGAACAGATTGCAGCCCCAAGAGGCAGAGAATGAGTTGGTCACTCCCTGTGCAGTGCCTTCCAGGGGGGCCCCAGTACAAAGATGAGGTCAGGTCCCTTTGCTGATCCTACCCTTTTTCCTTTCAGAGCCAGCCCCTCCCTACCCCTTCCTCACTGAGGCCCCAGCGGTTCCAACCAGGGAAGGGCCTGGGCTTAAGCAAGGCTGGCAGCTCTGGGCCCCAAACCGGTTTTCCCACCTCACCTGAGGCTGGCACATCACTTCTGTGTTTCCTTCCCAGCCCCAGCCCGCCCTCACCACCAAGTttctcctccaacactgggaatgtTAATGGGGGAGTATCCAGTTCATCTCTTGTCCCTGGCATGCCCTGGTTATTGCCCCTTGTGGAAAATCAACACCACTATATATGACTTTAAAACTAGAAATGGGTGTGACTTCTACTCTTGGCCTGCACTTCTGGCATTCAGGAATCCCCTCCAGGCCTTGAGGACTTTGAAGTGACAACAAAAAGTAGTTGGGATCCCCCTTGCCACCACCTTCCCACCCCAAATCCGAaccctggagttggagaccagaaaGCTACAAGTAAGCCCCACCTGCTCTGGAGTGAGCAGGAGGGAGCATGGCCTGCTTGCCCAGGTGCTCCTGTTTAACCCAGCTCCCTCACCGCAGGTTCCAACAAGGCGAATTACTTCCATTTGTCTCCTGTGAAAAAGAACACTTCTTGCTGGAACTGAGACTGTCTCATTAATGATAGTACCAGCTGATACTAATAGGGGCCCTGttctgtgctaaatgctttagATGCTCACAAAGCCCCTATAAGGTAGGTAAAGCCAAGAGAAACCAGGCAGAGGTCTGATCAGGTGCCCAAGGCCACGCGGTTAGTCAAGCTGTTTTCCCATCCTGACTAGAAGTACCTCTTCACTAAGGAGGGACCCATATTCCTAACCCTCCTAAGGGTAGTGCTGTTTTGGAATGAAACTGGGTACTGcaatgaatttctttcttcctttctttctttctttctttcttttctttcttttctttcttttctttcttttctttcttttttggagatggagtcccgctctgtcacctaggctggagtgcaatagcacgatctcagctcactgcaacctttgactcccgggttcaggcgattctcttgcctcagcctcctcagtggctgggattacaggcacccgccaccacacctggctaacatttttgcatttttagtagagacggggttttgccatgttggcaaggctggtctcgaactactgagctcaggtgatctgctcacctcggcctcccaaagtgctgggattacaggcgtgagccactgtgccctgcctgaaATGAATTTCTAATCCATGGAAGAATAGCTAGCTCATTGATGGGAGATGAGGGGTTTGGGACAAATAAGTGAGAACCATCGTCATTTCACAAAGGAGGAAATGGAGTTAAGAAGTTAAATGACCTGCCCAAGGTACTGGCCTTGAACTCTGGTGTTCTCCCTGGGAGTCTGGGTTACCTATTAAATACCCCACTAGAACACTGCTGGGAAGGGCGAGTGGCGATGACCCCATGAGCATAGAGTTTTGGAGAGGGACGAAGCAGGAAGCAGTTGTACCACGCAATCCAGTTGGGTGGCAGATTATCAACAGTGCACCCCCAAATAAAGCTGACAAACACTGGAGTGCTCCCTTCGTTTGGGACTAAAGGGCTAAAGGGCCAAGAAGCGGAATCCCCACCCTAGGTGTGCAGATGCAGGAATTCTGAGGGTCTGATTGGCTTTGGCTGGTCCCAGAGTGGGTGAGTGACTGGTCAGCAGGTGGCGTGGGCACAGAAGTGATGCTTTcttgggaagaagaaaaggacagCTAACCGCCTTTTCAAAGCTTGGGCCTGAGAGGAGGTAGCGGGGAGGGGATAAAACTACAACTCCCAGAAGTCTTTGCTCCCAGGCGAGGCAGGGGATGGTTTCCATGGTTTCAGAAAACAATATGGCCGCTCCCAGCTGGGACGTGAGTGTCTGGATTAGGCAGGCAGAGGCAGTTACGGGCTTCTGCAGTGGCAAGAAAGGAAGCGCCTGAAGGGtcgtgaggctggggctggaCCCGGCACCGCTGGGGCGGCCAGGCCTTGAGGACGCCAATGGCGAGCAGCGTGGACGAGGAGGCGCTGCACCAGCTGTACCTGTGGGTAGACAACATACCTCTGTCCCGGCCCAAGCGAAACCTCTCCCGGGACTTTAGTGATGGAGGTGTGTGCCCCTGTGTGTCTGCATGTTCTGTCCTGTATGTTCGTGTGTGATGGGTCTCTGTGCAAACtctttgtgtttgtgtgcgtgtAGGGGTGGGGAGGAATCTGTCTCCTGGGACTTCAGATTGTAGACGTGTGtgcttgttttctatttgcatCTGTGTGTGAACGATGTGTGCCCATATATGTATGTCTACATGTTCTATCCTGCGTGCATGTGGGGGGATGTGCCTCTAACTCCCTCCAGGGACATTAGTGATTAAGATATGTGTCTGCATATTTATTTGTGCATTTCTGTATGTGCTCACTCATTGCTATGTGTTCTATATTTGACTTGTGGGAGTCTGAGTATGTGTGTGTTCAcatgtgtgtgttcatatgtGTGTTGACATGTTTAGTCCTGTATTTGTGGGGGTTTGTGTGCTTGTGTTTCTTTGTGCTTGTGAAGGTGTTTGTGTTTCTAGGAATGTCTCCTGGGGTCTCAGTGACACAAATACTTACCTGTCATCTCATGTCAAGTACTTCTGTGCATCTCTATATTTGGGGAGGCTGTGTGCATATGTGGCTTTTTGTGCTTCTGTTTATGTGTGTTTTACATGTGTGCCTAGCATGTGTTTGTTCTATGTGTCTACACATTCTGCCCTATGTATCTATATGTAGAGAGATCTTATCACATGTGTCTCTGCTTATGTGACTCTTTTACTCTCCTGGAACTGTGgtgttggagtgtgtgtgtgtgtatcatgcATCCATGTGAATTCCCTGGGCTCCTGAAAGCCTCTCTTGGAgacttgttctctctctctctctctctctcttttttttttcttgttgcccaggctggagtgcagtggcatgatctcagctcactgcaacctccaccttctaagttcaagcgattcttctgcctcagccacccaagtagctgggattacatgcaccaccacacccagctaattattgtttttttttttttttttttttttttttgagacagagtcttgctctgtcacccaggctggagcgcagtggccggatctcggctcactgcaagctccgcctcccgggtttacgccattctcctgcctcagcctcccgagtagctgggactacaggcgcccgccacctcgcccggttagttttttgtattttttagtagagacggggtttcactgtgttagccaggatggtctcgatctcctgacctcgtgatccgcccatctcggcctcccaaagtgctgggattacaggcttgagccaccaagcccggcctaattattgtatttttagtagagatggggtttcaccatgttggccaggctgttctcgaactcctggcttcgggtgatacgcctgcctcagcctcccaaaatgttgggattatagatgtgagccactgtgctggctgaCTCATTCTCTACTAGAGGACCAGGGACTCAGTATTCCCGTTCCTAAATTCATGGGGAAGGGATGCAGCTCCTCTGAGGTATGCTGGAGACTTAGTCTCCTCTACCTATGACTAATCTTAATGTTTTTGTCTCCCTCCTTATCCTTCCCCTTTCTGCATCTCCACCCCTCCATTGGGTTCCACTGCTCTGCCATGCCTGATTCTCCCACCCACCTTCTCTCCCCTCTTTCTTCCTTACCCATGCCCCCACCTTCCATATCTGCTCCCCTCTCCCTCAGTCCTAGTTGCAGAGGTCATCAAGTTTTACTTCCCCAAGATGGTGGAGATGCACAATTATGTCCCCGCCAACTCTCTCCAGCAGAAACTCAGCAACTGGGGTCATCTGAACAGGTAACAGAATACCTGGGTGCAGGAGTGGGAATCTCTAGTCCCCACTCTGGGTTCCCAGGAAGGACTACCCCAGCCCCATCATCTCCTATGgtcttggttgcccaggctgagacTGTTTtggtggcagggtggggagggtCAACGCAGACAGAATTCGTCCgattacaaaatgaaaagactaTTCTATTCGGAAGGAGGCAAGGAACCTCGGTACACCCACACAAGGAAGCTCAGATGCAATGCCCTTCCACTCCCCCAGGGCTGTGCACTCAGAACTGCAACCACCAtgcccccttccctctcccccgtCCCCTCGCTTCATTTCCCCAGGACCCAATCCGCTATCCCTGTGTCTACCCCTCAGGAAGGTGCTGAAGAGGCTGAACTTTTCAGTACCGGATGACGTGATGCGCAAGATCGCAGAGTGCGCCCCAGGTGTGGTGGAGCTGGTGCTTATACCGCTGAGGCAGCGCCTGGAGGAGAGGCAGAGGCGCAGGAAGCAGGGCACTGGTTCCTTACAGGTGCCACCCCGCTCGAGCTTCTCCCACTGCTCTGGGGGCTGGGTGGGGGGCACTCCCCGGACCACAGAaaggccagcctgggtgataagtgTGGGGGAGGGGTGCTTGGCTAATAGAGTCTGGCCTGGGGGCCGGTGGAAGGGACATAGGGCTCCTTGGGGATGACTGAGCCTGGGCTCACAGCGGACCCCGGGGTTCTTTCAGGAGCTGGCTCCCCAGGATGGCAGTGGCTACATGGATGTGGGTAAGGTGgccttttccatttcttcctccccAGTGGAGCTTTCCTTCTGTCCTTCTTCCTGTCGCTTGTGAGAGTGGAACTGGGGCCAGGGAAGCAGGAAAGTGAGACTCCAGCACAGTCATTCCTccacttgccttgtctcaggtttATCCCAGAAGGCCCGAGGTGAAGGTGCCCTGGACCCCCAGGGAGAGGGTCAGCTCAGGTAAAGAAGCTGGGAGTTCCCGACTTCATCAGGCTGGTGATCTCTGCACACagctggggttggggggcagggTAGGCTGAGCTTGAGGCACGAAAGGGGCTAGAGGGGGAGAAGGGAAGGCCTGGTCGAGGGCACTGGAAGGGTGAGTGTAGGGCCCGAGGTCCAAGCCTCCGCTAAGCTGCTTCCCACCCCAGCGGGGTACGGCCGCCGGCGCCTCGGCCTCCGGCGTATAACCAGGCGTTGCAGGGCGACCCGAGCTTCGTCCTCCAGATCGCTGAAAAGGAGCAGGAGCTGTTGGCCTCGCAGGAGACCGTGCAGGTGAGGGGTCTAGGAAGGCTGCGGGTGGGGAGTCGTGGCTAGCAGAGGCCAGGTAGGAGGGAGCAGGCCGCCGGACTTGACCCTTGTGCGGCGCGGCTTAGGTCCTGCAGATGAAGGTAAGGCGCCTGGAGCACCTGCTCCAGCTCAAGAACGTGCGGATCGAAGACCTCTCCCGGCGGCTCCAGCAGGCAGAGCGGAAGCAGCGGTGAGCGGCTGCCCGGGCCGCGCGGGGACGCTCCGGTACCCGCCAGAGCCCCGACTCCGCGCCCGACCCGCCCACCGATGGACAGACCACTGGGAGGGCGGAGCCCGCTGCTCTCAGGAGCCTCTTGGGGCCCGAGTGCCCTCCTTCCTTGGGATGGGTGAGCgtgggaggaggtgggacagGAACTCTGGGAGCGGAGGCCCGGGACTGAGCCGCCTCCTCCCACTCCATCCGGGTCAGGAGAATGGACCGCTTTCCAGAGCCCAGAAGCCACGTGCAGAGACCTAGCCTGCCCCCCAAAGCTGTGTCCAACACCTCGGGCCCGGCCTTACAGCCCCCCGCGCTGGGCCTTGGGGGGCGGTCCCCTGGCTCTGTCCACACCCCCAGAATCAGGTACCCGCGCAGCTCCGAGGACGGCTGCGTCTCCACCCGGGCTAGTTCCCCATGCCCTCAGCCATGGGGGAATCTGCCCTGGGTCGCTGAGGGGCTCCCCTGCCCCTCCTGGGAGCTTACCTGGGACCCACCTCGGCGATGGAGACCGCAGCAGCTGGAGAGGAAAGGGTGAGGAGTGGGATCGCCAGGAGAAGGGAGGACATCAACAATGTGCCTGTAGCAGtcgcccctccctcctcccacacggAGTACTGAGGGGGAAGGTTTGAAGGATAAGGCTCAGGGCTGCCCCATTAAAGttagtgttctgttccatttCCTGTGCCTGCCTTCTCTTTCTGCATTGATCTCTGAGGGGAGCGAGTTTCTGCTTCCCTTGTCCTCGATCTCCCCACCTCCGCCTTGAGTGAAAGAGCTTTCTGGACCCAGAGTGGGTCTCATCTTGTGGGTGGCTGGGTCCTGTGTGGCCACAGCTTGGTAGGTTGATGATATCACCAGGGGTCAGGTTATGGGCAGGATGAcagcctaactttttttttttttttttttttttttttttttttttgcgacggaatctcgctctgtcacccaggctggagtgcagtggcgagatctcagctcactgcaagctccgtctcccgggttcacgccattctcctgcctcagcctcctgagtagctgggactacaggtgcccgccaccacgcctgactaattttttttttttgtatttttagtggagacagggtttcaccatgttagtcaggatggcctcgatctcctgacctcgtgatccacccgccttggcctcccaaagtgttgggattacaggcgtgagccaccgcaccccgccacAGCCTAACTTCTAACCCTGGCCTTAGATTGACCCCCAAACCCACCCTCACAGTGTTCTCCAACCTTGTCCAAACCCAACCTCAAACccaggtttcagattcttcccaAATGTTGCCACGCACTCACGGTCAACCCTATGTATGACCGCTAACCCAGCCCTCTGTAGGACTGTCCTCCCTGCTCCTGTACAACTCCAACCCTGCCCACAGATGATCCCAACTTCAATGGATTGAGGCCAAGCTTTACTCCTAACCCTGGCCCACACACTACAGCCATGGCGTGACCCTAACTTTAATGGTTTTCTGACTACCAGTAATGTGGAACATTTGTAAATCCTAAGATCCatcggggcgtggtggctcaggcctgtaatcccagcactttgggaggccaaggcgggtgggtcacttgaggtcaggagttcaagaccagcctggccaacatggtgaaaactcatctctattaaaaatacaaaaaattagccaggcgtggtgacagacacctgtaatcccagctacttgggaagttgaggcaggagaattgcttgaagctgggaggcagaggtttcagtgagccaagatcacaccactgcactccagcctgggcaacataatgagactctgtctcaaaacaaaacaaacatcctGAGATCCAACAATTCTGTTCCTAGGCATATACTCAGCACATACCCAAGGGAAACCTAGCCTCTTGTGTCCTGTGTTGTGGGAG comes from Macaca mulatta isolate MMU2019108-1 chromosome 10, T2T-MMU8v2.0, whole genome shotgun sequence and encodes:
- the SPEF1 gene encoding sperm flagellar protein 1, with translation MASSVDEEALHQLYLWVDNIPLSRPKRNLSRDFSDGVLVAEVIKFYFPKMVEMHNYVPANSLQQKLSNWGHLNRKVLKRLNFSVPDDVMRKIAECAPGVVELVLIPLRQRLEERQRRRKQGTGSLQELAPQDGSGYMDVGLSQKARGEGALDPQGEGQLSGVRPPAPRPPAYNQALQGDPSFVLQIAEKEQELLASQETVQVLQMKVRRLEHLLQLKNVRIEDLSRRLQQAERKQR